A single Entelurus aequoreus isolate RoL-2023_Sb linkage group LG11, RoL_Eaeq_v1.1, whole genome shotgun sequence DNA region contains:
- the plekhf2 gene encoding pleckstrin homology domain-containing family F member 2, translated as MVDRLANSEANSKRIAVVESCFGAAGQPLAIPGRVLIGEGVLTKLCRKKPKARQFFLFNDILVYGNIVIQKKKYNKQHIIPLESVTIDTVPDEGDLRNGWLIKTPTKSFAVYAATATEKSEWMNHIGKCVGELLQKSGKAPTSEHAAVWVPDSEATVCMRCQKVKFTPVSRRHHCRKCGFVVCGPCSDKKYLLPSQSSKPVRVCEFCYVQLTSGARSDSFARPSSNFDMSDDDDEDDSSD; from the coding sequence ATGGTGGATCGGCTTGCCAACAGCGAGGCCAACTCCAAGCGCATCGCGGTGGTGGAGAGCTGCTTCGGGGCGGCGGGTCAGCCTCTGGCCATCCCGGGCCGCGTGCTGATCGGCGAAGGCGTGCTGACCAAACTGTGCCGCAAGAAGCCCAAAGCGCGGCAGTTCTTCCTCTTCAACGACATCCTGGTGTACGGAAACATCGTCATCCAGAAGAAGAAGTACAACAAGCAGCACATCATCCCGCTGGAGAGCGTCACCATCGACACCGTGCCCGACGAGGGCGACCTGCGCAACGGCTGGCTCATCAAGACGCCCACCAAGTCCTTCGCCGTCTACGCCGCCACCGCCACGGAGAAGTCGGAGTGGATGAACCACATCGGCAAGTGCGTGGGCGAGCTGCTGCAGAAGAGCGGCAAAGCGCCCACCAGCGAGCACGCCGCCGTCTGGGTGCCCGACTCGGAGGCCACCGTCTGCATGCGCTGCCAGAAGGTCAAGTTCACGCCCGTCAGCCGCCGCCACCACTGCAGGAAGTGCGGCTTCGTGGTGTGCGGCCCGTGCTCTGACAAGAAGTACCTCCTGCCCAGCCAGTCGTCCAAGCCCGTCCGCGTCTGCGAGTTCTGCTACGTGCAGCTGACGTCGGGCGCGCGCTCGGACTCCTTCGCCCGGCCCTCGTCCAACTTCGACATgtccgacgacgacgacgaggACGACAGCAGTGACTGA